Proteins encoded within one genomic window of Triticum aestivum cultivar Chinese Spring chromosome 2D, IWGSC CS RefSeq v2.1, whole genome shotgun sequence:
- the LOC123052208 gene encoding uncharacterized protein yields MPLIQCSPRVLLLRRQRFTPHHPFPASTFALPVRRSTALRAEPEPQPPPDTYDDSGDGPVEIRAPTLFSVDDNPTPLQVATSVMLTGAISVFLFRSLRRRARRAKELRVRSGGMEKPRNLSEEALEALRMVSTSPVETNKPPSPVQALLGGIAAGVIALFLYKFATTVEASLNRQTISDNFSVRQITVTIRTIINGLCYLATFVFGINGVGLILYSLQLTFNSLMDDETSSSSVEKISEQSSTMASSSSSTSDSISDSSDLQQISDKNKNSSE; encoded by the exons ATGCCGCTAATCCAATGCTCCCCGcgcgtcctcctcctccgccgccaacGCTTCACGCCGCACCACCCATTCCCCGCTTCCACCTTCGCCCTCCCCGTCCGCCGCTCCACCGCCCTCCGGGCCGAGCCGGAGCCCCAGCCGCCGCCGGACACCTACGACGACAGCGGGGACGGCCCCGTGGAAATCCGCGCCCCGACGCTGTTCTCCGTCGACGACAACCCCACCCCGCTGCAGGTCGCCACGAGCGTCATGCTCACGGGTGCCATCTCCGTCTTCCTCTTccgctccctccgccgccgcgctcgccgcgccAAGGAGCTC AGGGTGCGGTCCGGCGGGATGGAGAAGCCCAGGAACCTGAGCGAGGAGGCCCTGGAAGCGCTGAGGATGGTGAGCACCTCGCCGGTGGAGACTAATAAGCCGCCGTCGCCCGTGCAGGCGCTGCTCGGGGGAATCGCGGCTGGGGTCATCGCGCTATTCCTGTACAAGTTCGCCACCACCGTCGAGGCCTCGCTCAACCGGCAGACCATCTCCGACAATTTCTCG GTTCGCCAGATAACAGTAACAATAAG AACAATTATAAATGGGCTGTGCTACCTAGCAACATTTGTGTTTGGAATCAACGGAGTGGGATTGATACTCTATTCCCTCCAGCTTACTTTTAACTCTCTCATGGACGATGAGACTAGCAGCTCATCCGTAGAGAAAATCAGCGAGCAGTCCAGCACAATGGCTTCATCTAGTAGCTCCACAAGTGACAGCATATCGGACAGTAGTGACTTGCAGCAGATATCGGACAAGAATAAAAACTCATCGGAATAG